Within the Deltaproteobacteria bacterium genome, the region CTGGCTCGTCAAGTTTCACTCGACCCGCGAAATTGCCAGTCAGGTTTCCAAAACGCTGCCCGACAATCTCCAGCGTTTCCTCAACGGTTCGGCCAAGAAAGAAGAGCGACTTCAGGCCGCCAATCAGAAAACTCTGGCTCAGATGGCCAACAAAACTCCAGAAGTTTTGGCGGTCATCGACGATACGACCTGTTCCAGAGAAGGCAAAAAGATCGAAGGCTTGGGCATTCATCATTCGGCCGACGGGTTGGTCAAAGGCCAATGCGTGGTCACTTGTGTTTTGAAGGTCGCCGGCCAGTGGCTGGCTTGGGCGGTAGAAGGCTACCGGCCAAAGGCTTCTTCGCCCAAGGGCGAGTTCAAAAGCAAAATCGAATTGGCCGGAAGTATTCTTCGAGACCTTCGTTGGCAACTTCACACCTCTGTCATCGTGCTCATGGACAGCTGGTATACCTGTGCTCCGATCCTCACCTCTATTATAGAAGCAGGCTGGACTTTCGTAGCGGCTATCAAATGCAATCGTATTCTGGAAATCGCCGGCAAAAAGATTTCCCTCCGTCACCTGGCCAAGGGACGAAGAACTTACAAAACTGTCCGGCTTTCCAAGAAACGGCATCTCAAAGTCGCCAAGCGAATCGTCTGGCTGCCGAAGGTGGGCAACGTTCTTTTGTTCATCACAAAAGGCGGGGCCCGGGAAGTCAGATTTCTGATCACCAACAATCTCAAAATGACCGAATCCGAAATGGTCGAGCTTTACCGACAGCGTTTTGGAATCGAAATCTTTCACAAGGATATCAAACAGCATTTGGCTTTCGGCCACATGTTTATGCGATCCTGGCAGGGAGCCCAAACACACTGGACTTTGGTCATCATCGCTTACAACCTGGTCAGTTTGTCGGCGCCAAAACGTTTGAGGGGATTCCGTCAGAAGATTCGTCATTTCAGAGATTCCGTTTCAATTGAAAATATGTTGCGATGGTCAAAATTTAAAAGAATCAGTCAATAAAATGTGCAGAACTCAAGTGAAATAATTTAAAATTCAAAAATAAAAATGAAAAATTATGGAAGGCGCTTTGCGCCAAATACTCAAAGCAAGATTCCTTCTGAGAGAAACGTTCACGGAATTCTTTCAACGTCTTTGGAAAAACAGGTCTTGGCACGTCATTAGCTTAAACAGAATCGCAACCTGAGTCAAAGGGATAAGCATA harbors:
- a CDS encoding transposase, with translation MGKHLPQKTTSALKHFLSALTKPQLKHFLVYLTGLIWLVKFHSTREIASQVSKTLPDNLQRFLNGSAKKEERLQAANQKTLAQMANKTPEVLAVIDDTTCSREGKKIEGLGIHHSADGLVKGQCVVTCVLKVAGQWLAWAVEGYRPKASSPKGEFKSKIELAGSILRDLRWQLHTSVIVLMDSWYTCAPILTSIIEAGWTFVAAIKCNRILEIAGKKISLRHLAKGRRTYKTVRLSKKRHLKVAKRIVWLPKVGNVLLFITKGGAREVRFLITNNLKMTESEMVELYRQRFGIEIFHKDIKQHLAFGHMFMRSWQGAQTHWTLVIIAYNLVSLSAPKRLRGFRQKIRHFRDSVSIENMLRWSKFKRISQ